Proteins encoded within one genomic window of Deinococcus grandis:
- a CDS encoding sugar-binding transcriptional regulator codes for MTDPTPDDTAAQAVQVARLYYHQGLTTDAIARELGLSRPKVSRLLTLARRTGLVEIRIHDPQAQPQSLEAQLRARYPFLHPQVVSVPPGSPENVWLERVAVAAARLLGQVLRPGQIVGLAWGTTLDAVSRALTPRPVTNLQFVQLNGSANALDFMSGFVTDTITRFAANYGARAHLFPVPTFFDDPATRAAMWRERSVRHVLDLQDHADVLLYSVGAASAQVPSHVYAAGYLDDADLHALRDQGVAGDIATVFFRGDGSHAGLPINARSSGPDLGLTRRAQHAICVVSGLGKVQALRAALAGELMTTLVIDEVTARTLLAPGP; via the coding sequence GTGACCGACCCCACCCCGGACGACACCGCCGCGCAGGCCGTGCAGGTCGCCCGCCTCTACTACCACCAGGGCCTCACCACCGACGCCATCGCCCGCGAACTCGGCCTGTCCCGCCCCAAGGTCAGCCGCCTGCTCACCCTGGCCCGCCGCACCGGCCTCGTCGAGATCCGCATCCACGACCCCCAGGCCCAGCCGCAGAGCCTCGAGGCCCAGCTGCGCGCCCGCTACCCCTTCCTGCACCCCCAGGTCGTCAGCGTCCCCCCCGGCAGCCCCGAGAACGTCTGGCTCGAACGGGTCGCGGTGGCCGCCGCCCGCCTGCTCGGGCAGGTCCTGCGCCCCGGGCAGATCGTGGGCCTCGCCTGGGGCACCACCCTCGACGCCGTCTCCCGCGCCCTCACGCCCCGCCCGGTCACCAACCTCCAGTTCGTGCAGCTCAACGGCAGCGCCAACGCCCTGGACTTCATGAGCGGCTTCGTGACCGACACCATCACCCGCTTCGCCGCGAACTACGGCGCCCGCGCCCACCTGTTCCCGGTCCCCACCTTCTTCGACGACCCCGCCACGCGCGCCGCCATGTGGCGCGAACGCAGCGTGCGCCACGTCCTGGACCTGCAGGACCACGCCGACGTGCTGCTGTACTCCGTCGGCGCGGCCAGCGCGCAGGTGCCCAGCCACGTGTACGCCGCCGGGTACCTCGACGACGCGGACCTGCACGCGCTGCGCGACCAGGGCGTCGCCGGGGACATCGCCACCGTGTTCTTCCGCGGGGACGGCAGCCACGCGGGCCTGCCCATCAACGCCCGCAGCAGCGGCCCGGACCTGGGCCTGACCCGCCGCGCCCAGCACGCCATCTGCGTCGTCAGCGGCCTGGGCAAGGTGCAGGCGCTGCGCGCCGCGCTGGCCGGGGAACTCATGACCACCCTCGTGATCGACGAGGTCACCGCCCGGACCCTCCTCGCCCCCGGCCCCTGA
- the glpK gene encoding glycerol kinase GlpK, translating into MTQSKFILALDQGTTSSRAIVFDHTGDIKAVGQKEFRQIFPRPGWVEHDATEIWSTQIGVAQEALSKAGIRASDVAAIGITNQRETTLIWDRQTGRPIHNAIVWQDRRTAPYCDEIRAQHEATFQQKTGLVLDAYFSGTKVRWLLDNVEGARERAKKGELAFGTIDSWLVYNLTGGELHITDATNASRTLLYNIHTGEWDDELLSILNVPRSVLPEVRNSSEVYGQTAEGLLGARIPIAGIGGDQQAATFGQACLDKGMAKNTYGTGCFMLMNTAQEAVPSQNKLLTTVAWQLGGQRTYALEGSVFIAGAVVQWLRDGLGIIRDSGEVEALARTVDSSEGVMLVPAFVGLGAPYWDSYARGTMVGITRGTTKAHIARAALESVAYQSAELLEAMQKDAGAPLKELRVDGGASNNDLMMQFQADILGVPVVRPKVTETTALGAAYLAGLAVGYWQSTDEIAGQWQEGKRFEPQMEAGERERLMTRWKKAVSRARDWEDER; encoded by the coding sequence ATGACCCAGTCCAAGTTCATCCTCGCGCTCGACCAGGGCACCACCAGCAGCCGCGCCATCGTCTTCGACCACACCGGGGACATCAAGGCCGTCGGGCAGAAGGAATTCCGGCAGATCTTCCCCCGCCCCGGCTGGGTCGAGCACGACGCGACCGAGATCTGGAGCACCCAGATCGGCGTGGCGCAGGAGGCGCTGTCCAAGGCCGGAATCCGCGCGTCGGACGTGGCCGCGATCGGGATCACCAACCAGCGTGAAACCACGCTGATCTGGGACCGTCAGACCGGGCGGCCCATCCACAACGCGATCGTGTGGCAGGACCGCCGCACCGCGCCCTACTGCGACGAGATCCGCGCGCAGCACGAGGCGACCTTCCAGCAGAAGACCGGACTGGTGCTCGACGCGTACTTCAGCGGCACGAAGGTCAGGTGGCTGCTCGACAACGTCGAGGGGGCCCGCGAACGCGCCAAGAAGGGCGAACTGGCCTTCGGCACCATCGACTCCTGGCTGGTGTACAACCTGACGGGCGGCGAACTGCACATCACGGACGCCACGAACGCCAGCCGCACCCTGCTGTACAACATCCACACCGGTGAGTGGGACGACGAACTGCTCTCGATCCTGAACGTGCCGCGCAGCGTGCTGCCCGAGGTGCGCAACTCCTCCGAGGTGTACGGTCAGACCGCCGAGGGCCTGCTGGGCGCGCGGATTCCCATCGCCGGGATCGGCGGGGACCAGCAGGCCGCGACCTTCGGGCAGGCCTGCCTGGACAAGGGCATGGCGAAGAACACCTACGGCACCGGCTGCTTCATGCTGATGAACACCGCGCAGGAGGCCGTGCCCAGCCAGAACAAGCTGCTGACCACCGTGGCGTGGCAGCTCGGCGGGCAGCGCACCTACGCGCTGGAGGGCAGCGTGTTCATCGCGGGGGCCGTGGTGCAGTGGCTGCGCGACGGGCTGGGCATCATCCGGGACAGCGGCGAGGTCGAGGCGCTGGCCCGCACGGTGGACAGCAGCGAGGGCGTGATGCTGGTGCCGGCGTTCGTGGGCCTGGGCGCGCCGTACTGGGACAGCTACGCGCGCGGCACGATGGTGGGCATCACGCGCGGCACGACGAAGGCGCACATCGCGCGCGCCGCGCTGGAGAGCGTGGCCTACCAGTCGGCCGAGCTGCTCGAGGCCATGCAGAAGGACGCGGGCGCGCCCCTGAAGGAACTGCGCGTGGACGGCGGGGCCAGCAACAACGACCTGATGATGCAGTTCCAGGCGGACATCCTGGGCGTACCGGTCGTGCGGCCTAAGGTGACCGAGACGACCGCGCTGGGCGCCGCGTACCTGGCGGGTCTGGCCGTGGGCTACTGGCAGAGCACGGACGAGATCGCCGGGCAGTGGCAGGAAGGCAAGCGTTTCGAGCCGCAGATGGAGGCGGGCGAGCGCGAGCGCCTGATGACCCGCTGGAAGAAGGCGGTCAGCCGCGCCCGCGACTGGGAAGACGAGCGCTGA
- a CDS encoding bifunctional diguanylate cyclase/phosphodiesterase: MLDPAADFGQLIRIIQSGDPDAAAQAIQHYDFSRQGQEHRFYAHALLHYYAHRHQLAAREAEQAVSLALIAQDHELYASALILQGTCSAILFATDAATESFHRALEVFDRSDDQAGRARALVSLANIHAVRGENHSALNFAQQALSALSTPRTGDPGSGLAITINNVLGMVYSNLEAFETAERYFRTCAALTLEQGHASAFVTASVNLLECLSRGGRNDEACREIERLIAHPDYRTLITPHVLNTAGEIALRAGRQAQAVAHLQAARQASAATQDYEEYCRSIITLAQVDGQLISGEDIREVIRISETDSRADLLEQGLQAAVGFGGFSDDEKVRRFYPQLVRALHHRAVTLREQTIGDLTKKAELDNARHLAGYEQQLRVAAEETIQRQVEELERGRLSDVLTGLPNRIMLMAQMLGQTREDAPFLLVTLDVNRFQLVNDMYGHDLADELLRVLAQRLSGSLRSGELVARVGGDEFALLLEPGANARAQVDRVLAVVTQPVSLGGQSVRVSVSAGAALWPQDARSAEALRRASELALLDAKANADAVRFFDARAHAHAGLESALAHALTRGEYVLHYQPLVDTRHRRVVSAEALLRWESPEHGLQSPAAFMPILERGDHIIEVGAWVLREACRAAQSWGGTDVRVAVNLSARQFTSPGLLDTVRQALRETGLPPHRLELEITETLMMLNPERTERVLRDLRSDGVRVMLDDFGTGYSSLGYLARFPLSGLKIDRSFVRQMMQDPQGKSAAIVRAMVSLSRDLNLELVAEGIESLQDLDVVMAEGICVVQGYHFARPAPDWRPPGAG; encoded by the coding sequence ATGCTCGACCCCGCGGCAGACTTCGGGCAGCTGATCCGCATCATCCAGTCCGGCGATCCGGACGCAGCTGCTCAGGCCATCCAGCATTACGACTTCTCCCGCCAGGGTCAGGAACACCGGTTCTACGCCCACGCTCTGCTGCATTACTACGCTCACCGCCACCAGCTGGCGGCCAGGGAGGCCGAACAGGCGGTCTCCCTGGCCCTCATTGCGCAGGATCACGAGCTGTACGCCAGCGCGCTGATCCTGCAAGGCACCTGCAGCGCCATCCTGTTCGCGACGGACGCCGCCACCGAGTCCTTCCACCGGGCGCTGGAGGTCTTCGACCGCAGTGACGATCAGGCGGGCCGGGCGCGGGCGCTGGTCAGCCTGGCGAACATCCACGCGGTGCGGGGCGAGAATCACAGCGCGCTGAATTTCGCCCAGCAGGCCCTGAGTGCCCTGAGTACCCCGAGGACCGGCGACCCCGGTTCTGGGCTGGCGATCACGATCAACAACGTGCTGGGCATGGTGTACTCGAACCTCGAGGCTTTCGAGACGGCCGAGCGGTACTTCCGGACCTGCGCGGCGCTGACGCTGGAGCAGGGTCACGCCTCGGCGTTCGTGACCGCCTCGGTGAACCTGCTGGAGTGCCTGTCCCGCGGCGGACGCAACGACGAGGCCTGCCGCGAGATCGAGCGGCTGATCGCCCACCCGGACTACCGGACGCTCATCACGCCGCACGTGCTGAACACCGCCGGGGAGATCGCGCTGCGGGCCGGGCGGCAGGCGCAGGCCGTGGCGCACCTGCAGGCGGCCCGGCAGGCGAGCGCGGCCACGCAGGACTACGAGGAGTACTGCCGGTCGATCATCACGCTCGCGCAGGTGGACGGGCAGCTGATCAGCGGGGAGGACATCCGGGAGGTCATCCGGATCAGCGAGACCGATTCGCGCGCCGATCTGCTCGAGCAGGGCCTGCAGGCCGCGGTGGGCTTCGGGGGCTTCAGTGACGACGAGAAGGTCCGCCGCTTCTACCCGCAGCTCGTGCGGGCGCTGCACCACCGCGCCGTGACGCTGCGAGAGCAGACCATCGGGGACCTGACGAAGAAGGCCGAGCTGGACAACGCCCGGCACCTCGCCGGGTACGAGCAGCAGCTGCGCGTCGCGGCCGAGGAGACCATCCAGCGGCAGGTGGAGGAACTCGAACGTGGGCGCCTGTCGGACGTGCTGACCGGCCTGCCCAACCGGATCATGCTCATGGCGCAGATGCTGGGCCAGACGCGGGAGGACGCGCCGTTCCTGCTCGTGACGCTGGACGTCAACCGCTTCCAGCTCGTGAACGACATGTACGGGCACGATCTCGCGGACGAGCTGCTGCGGGTGCTGGCGCAGCGCCTGAGCGGCAGCCTGCGTTCCGGCGAGCTGGTCGCGCGGGTGGGCGGGGACGAGTTTGCGCTGCTGCTCGAGCCGGGCGCGAACGCGCGCGCGCAGGTGGACCGGGTGCTGGCGGTCGTCACGCAGCCTGTCTCGCTGGGCGGGCAGTCGGTGCGGGTGTCGGTCTCGGCGGGGGCGGCGCTGTGGCCGCAGGACGCCAGGAGTGCCGAGGCGCTGCGCCGCGCGTCGGAACTGGCGCTGCTGGACGCCAAGGCGAACGCGGACGCCGTGCGGTTCTTCGACGCGCGCGCGCACGCCCACGCGGGGCTGGAGAGCGCCCTGGCGCACGCCCTGACCCGCGGGGAGTACGTGCTGCACTACCAGCCGCTGGTCGACACCCGGCACCGGCGGGTGGTGAGTGCCGAGGCGCTGCTGCGCTGGGAGAGCCCCGAGCACGGCCTGCAGTCACCGGCCGCGTTCATGCCGATCCTGGAACGCGGTGATCACATCATCGAGGTGGGCGCCTGGGTGCTGCGTGAGGCCTGCCGCGCCGCGCAGTCGTGGGGTGGGACGGACGTGCGCGTGGCAGTGAACCTGTCCGCGCGGCAGTTCACGAGCCCGGGGCTGCTCGACACGGTCCGGCAGGCGCTGCGGGAGACCGGTCTGCCGCCGCACCGGCTGGAACTGGAGATCACCGAGACGCTCATGATGCTCAACCCTGAACGCACCGAACGCGTCCTGCGGGACCTGCGCTCGGACGGCGTGCGGGTCATGCTGGACGACTTCGGGACCGGGTACAGCAGCCTGGGGTACCTGGCGCGCTTTCCGCTGAGCGGCCTGAAGATCGACCGGTCGTTCGTGCGGCAGATGATGCAGGACCCGCAGGGCAAGAGTGCCGCGATCGTCCGGGCGATGGTCAGCCTGAGCCGCGACCTGAACCTGGAACTGGTCGCCGAGGGCATCGAGAGCCTTCAGGATCTGGATGTGGTCATGGCCGAGGGAATCTGCGTCGTGCAGGGCTACCACTTCGCGCGGCCCGCGCCGGACTGGCGGCCGCCCGGCGCCGGGTGA
- a CDS encoding S8 family serine peptidase — protein sequence MRRTLTCAALTLSLLAACGTTSTPGVQAARPSTLLTVSVDASVSDATLARKYGGTVQLRTETFAVIGNPRSLSASDLGGQTEQNAQVVHDPSSLSAVAKAIWPVAINDWAAVNGYAASDFHDMAGQTAQLWSGGTFLPFSGNSLAFGNVALDHAHRAVSGGREATIAIIDGPMDLDHSALRDSLTGQSDWRDFAGNDSLPGLTGAESGAIYGHATAVAGMALQVAPFAKIMPVQVLDSAGSGDLLNLASGIVWAVNRGADVINLSLGTTGQSPAVKQALQYANQKGVMVVAASGNDGASSMLYPASLLAQDSLGVAVGSVTAGGQISSFSSTGPQAMTFAPGEDVFTLFPGNRAAQWSGTSLAAPVVAGQLAYLSAGGVSVNSAYAAVRSAGTPLSGAWGTVNFGTIE from the coding sequence ATGCGTAGAACCCTCACCTGCGCCGCCCTCACCCTGAGCCTTCTCGCCGCCTGCGGCACCACCTCCACGCCCGGCGTGCAGGCCGCGCGCCCCAGCACCCTCCTGACCGTCAGCGTGGACGCCAGCGTCAGCGACGCCACGCTGGCCCGGAAGTACGGCGGCACCGTGCAGCTGCGCACCGAGACCTTCGCCGTGATCGGCAACCCCCGCAGCCTCAGCGCCAGCGACCTGGGCGGCCAGACCGAGCAGAACGCCCAGGTCGTGCACGACCCCAGCAGCCTGTCCGCCGTCGCCAAGGCCATCTGGCCCGTGGCCATCAACGACTGGGCGGCCGTGAACGGCTACGCCGCCAGCGACTTCCACGACATGGCCGGTCAGACCGCGCAGCTCTGGAGCGGCGGCACCTTCCTGCCCTTCAGCGGCAACAGCCTCGCTTTCGGGAACGTCGCGCTGGACCACGCGCACCGCGCCGTCAGCGGCGGGCGCGAGGCCACCATCGCCATCATTGACGGACCGATGGACCTGGACCACAGCGCGCTGCGCGACTCCCTGACCGGCCAGAGCGACTGGCGTGACTTCGCGGGCAACGACAGCCTGCCCGGCCTGACCGGCGCGGAGAGCGGCGCCATCTACGGCCACGCGACGGCCGTCGCGGGCATGGCCCTGCAGGTCGCGCCCTTCGCGAAGATCATGCCCGTGCAGGTGCTCGACAGCGCGGGCAGCGGCGACCTGCTGAACCTCGCGTCCGGCATCGTCTGGGCCGTCAACCGCGGCGCGGACGTCATCAACCTCAGCCTGGGCACCACCGGCCAGTCTCCGGCCGTGAAGCAGGCGTTGCAGTACGCCAACCAGAAGGGCGTCATGGTCGTCGCCGCGTCCGGCAACGACGGCGCGAGCAGCATGCTCTACCCCGCGTCCCTGCTGGCGCAGGACAGCCTGGGCGTCGCGGTGGGCAGCGTCACCGCCGGTGGTCAGATCAGCAGCTTCAGCTCGACCGGCCCGCAGGCGATGACCTTCGCGCCCGGCGAGGACGTCTTCACGCTGTTCCCCGGCAACCGCGCCGCGCAGTGGTCCGGCACGTCCCTGGCCGCCCCGGTCGTCGCCGGGCAGCTGGCGTACCTGAGTGCCGGTGGCGTCAGCGTGAACAGCGCCTACGCGGCGGTGCGCAGCGCCGGGACCCCGCTGTCCGGTGCGTGGGGTACGGTCAACTTCGGCACAATTGAGTAA
- a CDS encoding glycerol-3-phosphate dehydrogenase/oxidase, whose product MTTDPRQAALTAATTPEPWDILVIGGGASGLGTAVEAATRGYRTLLLEAHDYAKGTSSRSTKLVHGGVRYLAQGNVSLVREALHERGLLKRNAPHLVRDLGFLIAAYKWWAAPFYGIGLKMYDLLAGKLNLQASRYVNKAQALARTPTLKQAGLKGGILYFDGQFDDSRLAITLMRSLEDHGGVTLNHAPVVGLIKEGGRVVGARFRDDETGQEHEVRAKAIVNATGVFVDDIRRMERSDVKPMLSPSQGVHVVVDRRFLPGDSAIMVPRTDDGRVLFAVPWHDHVVIGTTDTPVPETSLEPRALPEEIDFILRTAAQYMDPAPTRADVRSVYVGLRPLVKAAEGTDTKSLSRDHVIRISDGGLITLTGGKWTTYRRMGEDTVNRAAAQAGLPERLSLTAGLKLHGATQADLPDHWKVYGTDAEWVQTLPGANQKIHQALPYTEAEVRWAARAEQARTVEDILSRRLRALLLNAQASIEAAPRVAAILAEELGRDQAWQAGQVRAYTDVAQGYVLR is encoded by the coding sequence ATGACCACAGACCCCCGCCAAGCCGCCCTGACCGCCGCCACCACGCCCGAACCCTGGGACATCCTCGTCATCGGGGGCGGCGCTTCCGGCCTGGGCACCGCTGTGGAAGCCGCCACGCGCGGCTACCGCACCCTGCTGCTCGAAGCGCACGACTACGCCAAGGGCACCAGCAGCCGCTCGACCAAACTCGTGCACGGCGGCGTGCGCTACCTCGCACAGGGCAACGTGTCCCTGGTGCGCGAGGCGCTGCACGAACGCGGCCTCTTGAAGCGCAACGCCCCGCACCTCGTGCGCGACCTGGGCTTCCTGATCGCCGCGTACAAGTGGTGGGCCGCGCCCTTCTACGGCATCGGCCTGAAGATGTACGACCTGCTCGCCGGGAAACTGAACCTCCAGGCCAGCCGCTACGTGAACAAGGCCCAGGCGCTGGCCCGCACGCCCACCCTGAAACAGGCCGGGCTGAAGGGCGGCATCCTCTACTTCGACGGGCAGTTCGACGACTCCCGGCTGGCGATCACGCTGATGCGCAGCCTCGAAGACCACGGCGGCGTCACCCTGAACCACGCGCCCGTCGTCGGCCTGATCAAGGAGGGCGGCCGCGTCGTCGGCGCCCGCTTCCGCGACGACGAGACCGGCCAGGAACACGAGGTGCGCGCCAAGGCCATCGTGAATGCCACCGGGGTGTTCGTGGACGATATCCGCCGCATGGAACGCAGCGACGTCAAACCCATGCTCTCCCCCAGTCAGGGCGTGCACGTCGTCGTGGACCGCCGCTTCCTGCCCGGCGACAGCGCCATCATGGTGCCGCGCACCGACGACGGCCGCGTGCTGTTCGCCGTGCCCTGGCACGACCACGTCGTGATCGGCACCACCGACACCCCCGTCCCCGAGACCAGCCTGGAACCCCGCGCGCTGCCCGAGGAGATCGACTTCATCCTGCGCACCGCCGCGCAGTACATGGACCCCGCCCCCACCCGCGCGGACGTCCGCAGCGTGTACGTGGGCCTGCGCCCCCTGGTGAAGGCCGCCGAGGGGACGGATACCAAGAGCCTGTCGCGCGACCACGTGATCCGCATCAGCGACGGCGGGCTGATCACCCTGACCGGCGGCAAGTGGACCACCTACCGCCGCATGGGCGAGGATACCGTCAACCGCGCCGCCGCGCAGGCCGGACTGCCCGAACGCCTGAGCCTCACGGCGGGCCTGAAACTGCACGGCGCGACCCAGGCGGACCTCCCGGACCACTGGAAGGTGTACGGCACGGACGCCGAGTGGGTGCAGACGCTGCCCGGCGCCAACCAGAAGATCCATCAGGCCCTCCCGTACACCGAGGCGGAGGTCCGCTGGGCCGCCCGCGCCGAGCAGGCCCGCACCGTCGAGGACATCCTGTCCCGCCGCCTGCGCGCCCTGCTGCTGAACGCGCAGGCCAGCATCGAGGCCGCGCCCCGCGTCGCCGCGATCCTCGCGGAGGAACTCGGCCGGGATCAGGCGTGGCAGGCCGGGCAGGTCCGCGCCTACACCGACGTCGCGCAGGGCTACGTGCTGCGCTGA
- a CDS encoding MIP/aquaporin family protein, translating into MTFKPSQEFMAELLGTMVLILLGCGVVAMVVLFQATDPAIPGQIVNGGYTNITLGWGFAVLMGIFIAGTISGAHLNPAVTIALALTGRFPWAKAPHYIAGQFIGAFLGAAIVFAVYHAKWLGFDPALANTAGIFSTFPAVPGFWPGFIDQVVGTALLMALILAIGDKLNNPAGAAWGALAVAFVVMAIGISFGGMHGYAINPARDLGPRLFALVAGFRNTGFENGVWLVPVIGPIVGAIVGALIYDTFIGKPLLRAGEALPGIKGTDPAYNAEHQR; encoded by the coding sequence ATGACATTCAAACCCTCACAGGAATTCATGGCCGAACTGCTCGGCACCATGGTCCTCATCCTGCTCGGCTGCGGCGTGGTCGCCATGGTCGTGCTCTTCCAGGCGACCGACCCGGCCATCCCCGGGCAGATCGTCAACGGCGGCTACACCAACATCACGCTCGGCTGGGGCTTCGCCGTCCTGATGGGCATCTTCATCGCGGGCACCATCAGCGGCGCGCACCTGAACCCGGCCGTGACCATCGCCCTGGCCCTGACCGGCCGGTTCCCCTGGGCGAAGGCGCCGCACTACATCGCCGGGCAGTTCATCGGGGCGTTCCTGGGCGCCGCGATCGTGTTCGCGGTGTACCACGCCAAGTGGCTGGGCTTCGACCCGGCGCTGGCGAACACCGCCGGGATCTTCAGCACCTTCCCGGCCGTGCCCGGCTTCTGGCCCGGCTTCATCGACCAGGTGGTCGGCACCGCGCTGCTCATGGCGCTGATCCTGGCTATCGGCGACAAGCTGAACAACCCGGCCGGGGCCGCCTGGGGCGCGCTGGCGGTGGCGTTCGTGGTCATGGCGATCGGCATCAGCTTCGGCGGGATGCACGGCTACGCCATCAACCCCGCCCGTGACCTGGGCCCGCGCCTGTTCGCGCTCGTGGCCGGATTCAGGAACACCGGCTTCGAGAACGGCGTGTGGCTGGTGCCCGTCATCGGTCCCATCGTGGGCGCCATCGTGGGCGCCCTGATCTACGACACGTTCATCGGCAAGCCTCTGCTGCGCGCCGGGGAGGCGCTGCCCGGCATCAAGGGCACCGACCCCGCGTACAACGCCGAACACCAGCGCTGA